The following are encoded in a window of Ignicoccus islandicus DSM 13165 genomic DNA:
- a CDS encoding aspartate aminotransferase family protein → MEVAKLLRFYPPRGLKIVKAYMQYVWDENWRKYLDFYNGYGVGFLGHRNPIVVAKVVEQLGTLVINSPSFDDPVKEELLNKLPKILPKTLLNVYFQNSGTEAVELALKLSFYYTKRKKVVAFKRSFHGRTLGSLSVTWGKDYRAPVEELLLKDVVFAEFNSTENLDKVIDEDTAAVIVEPVQGEGGINPATREFLMALRNRTKEVGAVLIFDEIQAGFGRTGSVWAYQGIGASDPDVLLSAKAIGNGIPVSMVAVNDEIAESVKSGIHGSTYGANPLALAAVSGAIDVLLKDNVPQKAKEKGKLFDELLREEVEGLRIVREIRNLGLMIGVELRVKPGKYIEALQREGVLSLKAGATVIRFLPPYVVTEEDIRTSIEKLKKVLNE, encoded by the coding sequence GTGGAAGTAGCGAAGTTACTTAGGTTCTATCCCCCGAGGGGTCTGAAGATAGTTAAGGCTTACATGCAATACGTATGGGACGAGAACTGGAGGAAGTACCTAGACTTCTACAACGGCTACGGAGTAGGGTTCTTAGGTCATAGAAATCCTATAGTTGTAGCAAAGGTAGTTGAACAGCTAGGTACGTTGGTAATAAATTCGCCTTCCTTCGATGATCCCGTCAAAGAGGAGCTTCTAAACAAATTGCCGAAAATATTACCTAAAACTCTATTGAACGTGTACTTCCAAAACAGCGGTACGGAAGCGGTCGAACTCGCGCTAAAGCTCTCGTTTTACTATACTAAGAGGAAGAAGGTAGTTGCCTTCAAGAGGTCCTTCCACGGAAGGACGCTAGGAAGCTTGAGCGTTACGTGGGGGAAGGACTACAGAGCCCCAGTTGAGGAACTCCTACTTAAGGACGTCGTCTTCGCGGAATTCAATAGCACTGAGAACTTGGATAAGGTCATAGATGAAGACACGGCAGCAGTAATTGTTGAACCAGTTCAAGGAGAGGGCGGGATAAACCCCGCTACCAGGGAGTTCCTAATGGCGTTGAGGAATAGGACCAAGGAAGTTGGAGCCGTTCTAATATTCGATGAAATTCAAGCGGGGTTCGGTAGAACCGGAAGCGTTTGGGCCTATCAGGGAATAGGGGCTAGCGATCCAGACGTCCTCTTGAGCGCTAAGGCAATAGGCAATGGAATACCCGTCTCTATGGTAGCGGTTAACGACGAAATCGCTGAATCGGTGAAGAGCGGAATTCACGGCTCCACGTACGGTGCAAACCCGTTAGCATTGGCTGCCGTTAGCGGAGCAATAGACGTGCTTCTAAAGGACAACGTACCTCAGAAAGCGAAGGAGAAAGGCAAGCTATTCGATGAGCTCCTAAGGGAGGAAGTAGAGGGGCTAAGAATAGTGAGGGAAATTAGGAACTTGGGATTGATGATAGGCGTTGAATTGAGGGTTAAGCCCGGTAAATACATAGAAGCCCTACAAAGGGAGGGGGTGCTCTCCCTCAAGGCCGGTGCAACTGTGATAAGGTTCCTGCCGCCTTACGTAGTAACCGAGGAAGACATAAGAACATCAATTGAGAAGCTGAAGAAAGTTCTTAATGAATAA
- a CDS encoding metallophosphoesterase, which yields MEGIELMKDLYLLPFGGILYKDYVIIADLHLGFEEEMLSKGVYLPPAQLKRALEVLELATKLSKKIVVAGDLKHMFSKLGKREQRDVKAFLDRAEMLDVELVLVRGNHDNFVRHLLEERGFDVVTQLDLGEVKVVHGHERVEWDGIILMGHEHPSLGVRDEIGVSVKFPCFLRVPLDKGEAIVLPAIGPYQTGNNVSLHKEAYLSPIIRDRGRIEEAVPYVIDEELSVIEFPSLGLLEGMLLVQ from the coding sequence ATGGAAGGTATAGAACTAATGAAAGACCTCTACTTGTTGCCCTTCGGCGGAATTCTTTATAAAGATTATGTTATAATAGCCGACCTTCACTTAGGCTTCGAAGAGGAAATGTTGAGTAAGGGAGTTTACTTACCGCCAGCTCAATTAAAGAGGGCCTTGGAAGTTCTGGAACTCGCTACCAAGCTTTCCAAAAAGATCGTAGTAGCGGGCGACTTGAAGCACATGTTTTCCAAGCTTGGAAAGAGGGAACAGAGGGACGTTAAGGCCTTCTTGGACAGGGCCGAGATGTTAGACGTCGAACTAGTCTTGGTAAGAGGGAACCACGACAACTTCGTGAGGCACTTACTAGAGGAAAGGGGCTTTGACGTAGTTACCCAATTGGACTTGGGAGAAGTGAAGGTAGTTCACGGTCACGAGCGAGTTGAGTGGGACGGTATCATACTCATGGGTCACGAGCACCCGAGCTTGGGCGTTAGGGACGAAATAGGCGTGTCCGTTAAGTTCCCATGCTTCCTAAGGGTTCCGCTTGACAAGGGAGAGGCGATAGTACTCCCAGCCATAGGTCCTTATCAGACCGGAAACAACGTAAGCTTACATAAGGAGGCCTACCTATCTCCAATAATTAGAGATAGAGGGAGAATTGAAGAGGCCGTGCCTTACGTAATTGACGAGGAATTGAGCGTAATAGAGTTCCCGTCGCTCGGGCTACTTGAAGGCATGCTCCTCGTTCAATAG
- a CDS encoding aminoacyl--tRNA ligase-related protein, giving the protein MNVDVAVLYVLVIPVSGTYEMQKDHMDYAVELDIAVKPTTPVPKIGNEYGYYVGAGNPLFSVGGAVLREALGEIFKRYHVLKGYKLVETPILARTTLYELTGHLHFYKENMFLLNIEGDEYAIKPMNCPFHVLIFMHSLQKYGSKVPIPFKTFELGKVHRYEIAGALRGLLRVRAFTQDDAHIFANQANVLPAILEVFEMMKDVYEKIFHIPVTAESVKLRLSLSDKSKIGEEFMGSREEWEFSEEMLHKAADEIKRKYGIEYFAQEGEAAFYGPKLDLVVYLGEERKEWQIGTAQFDFNLPRRFKLAELVKETHGIEDLYMIHRALLGSIERFIGIYLEMFKGRLPFTLAPLQALVVGIKTGNEEVDSKIDEMVKEVESKLREMEIRVSSMYSTKTRLKKDVRKVEGTLKPPVVIYIGENEAKEGKLFIRKWDFGASKRTNVSGGMEDLVEVINSMEGDVVNLIGKRVRIPVDLSYLV; this is encoded by the coding sequence TTGAACGTAGACGTAGCAGTTCTTTACGTCCTCGTAATTCCTGTAAGTGGGACCTATGAGATGCAGAAAGACCACATGGATTACGCGGTCGAACTTGATATAGCGGTTAAACCAACCACACCGGTTCCGAAGATAGGAAACGAATACGGATACTACGTTGGAGCGGGGAACCCCCTCTTCAGCGTAGGAGGGGCCGTCTTGAGGGAAGCCTTAGGTGAGATCTTTAAGAGGTACCACGTTCTCAAGGGGTATAAGCTAGTTGAGACGCCCATCCTAGCCAGAACTACGCTTTACGAATTGACCGGTCACCTTCATTTTTATAAAGAGAACATGTTTCTATTAAACATAGAGGGAGACGAGTACGCAATAAAGCCCATGAATTGTCCCTTCCACGTATTAATATTCATGCATTCCCTTCAGAAGTACGGTTCCAAGGTACCGATACCTTTCAAGACGTTCGAACTGGGTAAAGTTCATAGATACGAGATAGCTGGAGCTCTCAGGGGTTTGCTGAGAGTTAGGGCCTTCACCCAAGACGACGCCCACATATTCGCTAATCAAGCGAACGTACTACCGGCGATCCTCGAAGTATTTGAAATGATGAAGGACGTATACGAGAAGATCTTCCACATACCCGTTACCGCTGAGAGCGTGAAGCTAAGGTTAAGCTTATCTGATAAGTCAAAAATAGGCGAAGAGTTCATGGGCTCGAGGGAGGAATGGGAGTTCTCCGAGGAAATGCTCCACAAGGCTGCGGACGAAATTAAGAGGAAATATGGAATAGAATACTTCGCTCAGGAAGGGGAGGCAGCGTTCTATGGTCCCAAGCTAGACTTGGTTGTATACCTAGGCGAGGAAAGGAAGGAATGGCAGATAGGTACCGCCCAGTTCGATTTCAACTTGCCTAGGAGGTTCAAGCTAGCGGAACTAGTTAAGGAAACGCATGGAATAGAGGACTTGTACATGATCCATAGAGCCTTACTTGGGAGCATAGAGAGATTCATAGGAATTTACTTGGAAATGTTCAAAGGTAGGTTACCCTTTACCTTAGCCCCCTTGCAAGCGCTAGTAGTAGGAATAAAGACGGGGAACGAGGAAGTGGATTCTAAGATCGATGAAATGGTAAAGGAAGTTGAATCGAAGTTACGAGAGATGGAAATTAGGGTTTCCTCCATGTATTCGACCAAGACTAGGCTCAAGAAAGACGTAAGGAAGGTCGAAGGCACTCTCAAACCGCCCGTAGTAATTTACATCGGTGAGAACGAAGCAAAGGAAGGGAAGTTGTTCATAAGGAAGTGGGACTTCGGAGCCTCGAAGAGAACGAACGTGAGCGGCGGAATGGAGGACTTAGTGGAGGTAATTAATTCCATGGAAGGCGACGTCGTAAACTTAATAGGAAAGAGGGTTAGGATACCAGTTGACTTGAGCTACTTAGTTTAA
- a CDS encoding tRNA-wybutosine modification methyltransferase TYW3, whose amino-acid sequence MLRLKKDIEEGLVDEELIELLKALNENEMLFTTSSCAGRITLGCSDDFLNNKVAANNVIVSHSPVSVDLVLNALKGMECKWSWLKASHPLLDIAVKDLDLALDLVGFAQRAGFKYSGIQRSRCCYRVIVRGSDNLQAPLTGNEDPKTVAKLVGTANRFLINGKLKLTKFVSILESEGVIDGLDELLLEDLFDSP is encoded by the coding sequence TTGTTGAGGTTAAAGAAAGACATTGAGGAAGGGCTAGTTGACGAGGAATTGATAGAGCTATTGAAAGCTCTAAACGAGAACGAAATGCTGTTTACCACTTCTAGTTGCGCTGGGAGGATAACCCTAGGGTGTAGCGACGATTTCCTAAACAACAAGGTAGCAGCTAATAACGTTATAGTTAGTCATTCGCCAGTGAGCGTCGACCTAGTACTCAATGCGTTAAAGGGAATGGAGTGCAAGTGGAGCTGGTTGAAGGCCTCTCATCCGCTCTTAGACATAGCAGTAAAGGACTTGGACTTAGCTTTGGATCTAGTTGGCTTCGCTCAGAGAGCAGGCTTCAAGTATTCGGGCATACAGAGGTCCAGGTGCTGTTATAGAGTGATAGTTAGGGGTTCGGATAACTTGCAGGCCCCGCTGACTGGCAACGAGGATCCGAAGACCGTAGCCAAGCTCGTAGGAACTGCCAACAGGTTCCTCATTAACGGGAAGCTGAAGCTAACTAAGTTCGTTAGCATCTTAGAATCCGAAGGAGTAATCGATGGACTCGATGAGCTCCTACTTGAGGATCTGTTCGACTCTCCTTAG
- a CDS encoding TlpA family protein disulfide reductase, producing the protein MWKGTESNSSVLQFFKENRDFPAGNGKVLFAVFYTSKYCPTCSDVEHVWRELKRLYKGELITIKVEYSAETSKILKEKGISWLPAIVIYDEDWKEIRRVEGNFRLEDIEKILRRVEQILK; encoded by the coding sequence ATTTGGAAGGGAACTGAAAGTAATTCCTCAGTATTACAATTTTTTAAGGAGAACCGCGACTTTCCTGCAGGGAACGGAAAAGTGTTATTCGCGGTCTTCTATACCTCCAAGTACTGCCCAACTTGTTCCGACGTAGAGCACGTATGGAGGGAGCTCAAGAGGCTCTACAAAGGCGAGCTCATCACTATCAAGGTCGAATATAGCGCGGAAACTAGCAAAATATTGAAAGAGAAGGGTATAAGTTGGCTTCCCGCGATAGTTATTTACGATGAGGACTGGAAGGAAATAAGGCGCGTAGAAGGTAACTTCAGGTTGGAGGACATAGAGAAGATCCTAAGGAGAGTCGAACAGATCCTCAAGTAG
- the purT gene encoding formate-dependent phosphoribosylglycinamide formyltransferase: MIKLLGTAWTSSANKALLLGSGELGKEVVIELQRLGIETIAVDRYDRAPAMHVAHKRYVINMLDYDQVVDVVRREHPDVVIPEVEAINLDALKDLEAEGYRVIPNAEAVGITMNRLRLREFAAEKVGVSTTKYKFAFNEDEAAEACEAVGFPCLIKPEMSSSGHGHALASNKEEAKKAFKEAIAHARGKSEKVIVEEFVEVATELTALTYRHDTGNGIETVPLVPVEHQRPKGIYYYYESWHPATVSEEVISKAQGIAEKVVEALGGLGIFGVEILVTKDGRVLFSEVSPRPHDTGLVTLASMELSEFAIHARAVLGLPVPLPKLLTPAASKVILASEEIEAPCLEGVREALKVRGFHLWWFGKPRSYVERRMGVAIATGSTVEEALRKVREGVSKLKVVRCR; this comes from the coding sequence ATGATCAAACTACTTGGAACTGCTTGGACCTCCTCCGCAAATAAGGCGCTATTGCTTGGATCGGGGGAACTAGGGAAGGAAGTGGTCATAGAGCTCCAGAGGTTGGGTATCGAGACGATTGCGGTCGATAGATACGACCGCGCTCCGGCGATGCACGTGGCCCATAAAAGGTACGTAATAAACATGCTCGATTACGATCAAGTTGTGGACGTCGTCAGGAGGGAACATCCGGACGTAGTAATTCCCGAAGTGGAGGCGATCAACTTAGATGCATTAAAAGACTTGGAGGCCGAAGGTTATAGGGTAATTCCGAACGCGGAAGCCGTTGGAATAACTATGAATAGGCTTAGGTTGAGAGAGTTCGCGGCCGAGAAGGTTGGCGTGTCCACTACCAAGTACAAGTTCGCATTCAATGAAGACGAAGCGGCTGAGGCGTGCGAGGCCGTAGGTTTTCCGTGTTTAATAAAACCCGAAATGAGCTCTTCCGGTCACGGTCACGCCTTAGCTTCCAATAAAGAGGAAGCTAAGAAGGCGTTCAAGGAAGCGATTGCTCACGCGAGGGGTAAGAGCGAGAAGGTTATAGTTGAAGAGTTCGTTGAGGTGGCGACCGAACTCACCGCCTTAACGTACAGACACGATACCGGTAATGGAATCGAAACGGTTCCGTTGGTTCCCGTGGAGCATCAAAGGCCCAAGGGTATATACTATTATTACGAATCTTGGCATCCCGCTACTGTAAGCGAGGAAGTAATTTCGAAAGCGCAAGGAATAGCTGAGAAGGTAGTGGAAGCCTTAGGCGGACTCGGTATATTCGGTGTTGAAATACTAGTTACTAAGGACGGTAGGGTTCTCTTCAGCGAAGTGTCTCCGAGGCCCCACGATACCGGTTTGGTTACTCTGGCCAGTATGGAACTAAGCGAGTTCGCCATCCACGCTAGAGCGGTCCTAGGTCTTCCCGTGCCCTTACCGAAGCTCCTAACTCCTGCGGCTAGTAAGGTAATACTGGCTAGCGAGGAAATCGAGGCCCCTTGTTTGGAGGGGGTAAGGGAGGCGCTGAAGGTACGTGGCTTCCACCTGTGGTGGTTCGGTAAACCGAGGAGCTACGTCGAGAGGAGGATGGGAGTTGCGATAGCTACCGGCTCAACCGTAGAGGAAGCTCTGAGAAAGGTTAGGGAAGGCGTTTCCAAGCTGAAGGTCGTTAGGTGCAGATGA